Proteins co-encoded in one Stomoxys calcitrans chromosome 5, idStoCalc2.1, whole genome shotgun sequence genomic window:
- the LOC106095726 gene encoding retinol-binding protein pinta-like yields MAKIRPLPSELQKVAFEELGEVPCKISKHLNTLKVWIARNPQLKIRNDDQLLVQFLRGCKYDMEKAKSKLEQFCNLRSKRPDWFMPVDVDDPQFRNFHNTGTYCSLPTPFPGNGSRIILLQIKFPPTEFGVDEIFRYAASVSEIMCVNDPYACINGVTIVQDYAQATAKHFMLLSPGLVRHILSFYSKAIPIRIKALYYINLSSYAHRFLNLMRPLLPSKLKDRVFLCGSNLDDLGEHFPRNYFPREYGGENGSLAEICAADHKLWDEYKGYFKENV; encoded by the exons ATGGCAAAAATTAGACCTTTACCCAGCGAACTGCAAAAGGTGGCTTTTGAAGAGCTTGGAGAAGTGCCTTGcaaaatatcaaaacatttaaataCTCTGAAAGTTTGGATTGCAAGAAACCCCCAGTTAAAGATTCGCAATGATGATCAGCTCCTGGTGCAGTTCCTGCGTGGCTGCAAATACGATATGGAGAAAGCCAAGTCAAAATTGGAGCAGTTCTGTAACCTGAGATCGAAACGCCCCGATTGGTTTATGCCGGTGGATGTGGATGACCCCCAATTTCGGAATTTTCACAATACAGG AACATACTGTTCGCTGCCCACACCTTTCCCTGGAAATGGCTCCCGCATCATTCTTTTGCAAATAAAGTTTCCACCCACAGAGTTTGGGGTAGACGAAATTTTCAGATACGCCGCCAGCGTCAGTGAAATCATGTGTGTGAATGATCCTTATGCCTGCATCAATGGAGTGACAATAGTCCAGGACTATGCTCAAGCCACAGCCAAGCATTTCATGCTGCTATCGCCAGGCTTGGTGAGACATATTTTGTCTTTCTATTCCAAGGCaattccaattcgaataaaGGCCTTGTATTACATAAATCTCAGCTCGTATGCTCATAGGTTCTTAAATTTAATGCGACCTCTGCTTCCGAGTAAACTAAAAGATCGG GTATTTCTTTGTGGCAGTAATTTGGACGATTTGGGTGAACATTTTCCCAGGAATTACTTTCCCCGTGAATATGGGGGAGAAAATGGCTCTCTGGCGGAAATATGCGCAGCAGATCATAAACTGTGGGATGAATATAAAGGATATTTCAAAGAGAACGTTTAA